In Fusarium oxysporum Fo47 chromosome XI, complete sequence, the following are encoded in one genomic region:
- a CDS encoding heterokaryon incompatibility Het-C: protein MALATRLLLVAFVCLLFADRVSAFGAGEVAGTSEFNGYVWRHGDIVEALRYLPASFVTHYRFSTLERRQIYFGNWLRDFSQIIDTTGLDNVPEPVLRAIVSIMGFLEFGFATDEFEVTRERLGCYTHVEHIDNPKGYPSNAKEIDERLRGPLDPRELEFDPKTGMKNYIANSGKGWDTSADYVTRELRECIRLGREKDPKSKKEAFIHLGAALHTLEDFSAHSNFTELCLHELGEHDVFAFVGEACRVKTPRWRSRMVPPIVTGTFGMLDIFHSILGEADDMAILQCKGSLQNLENELNLGEIAFQHIFDLLKAAIQAISKLASKTNDPILQQLETVGVLFKKAEEEKQSSTAASSLDANQLWQTIEPIFYLHDRIKKWIQERTEQHDADPLSEESSTQLGKYTDQLVFKYLSLMIESSIMQLRNALKAAKERVDAEAAKSTSAEVYLDGDGSDPSHSDISKDHFSNVLNQPAGLVSSVTTNWTTQQVVKCWDDPFRNEEETIRQILTIMHHPAFPRHKTPIQKYMFTAVEEWWNHNTASEKETIRGMLTKESVRNRQHENHTLTLKDLEGKRKGVADFPGSRPKIKERPAKPSPLTWAVGEAKKDAKWMFGAVRRGAGDPVAAVCYIGEGLYMMIVYVFMMLFGAFGLKAKASRD from the exons ATGGCATTGGCAACAcgacttcttctcgtcgCCTTCGTATGCCTCCTCTTCGCCGACCGCGTCTCAGCCTTTGGAGCAGGTGAAGTAGCAGGCACTAGCGAATTCAACGGTTACGTCTGGCGTCATGGCGACATCGTCGAAGCCCTTCGGTACCTCCCAGCGAGTTTCGTGACGCACTACAGATTTTCAACTCTCGAGCGACGACAAATTTACTTTGGGAACTGGCTACGAGACTTTTCGCAAATCATCGATACAACAGGCCTTGACAATGTTCCGGAACCTGTTCTCAGGGCTATTGTCAGCATCATGGGGTTTCTGGAGTTTGGCTTCGCGACCGACGAGTTCGAGGTGACGCGCGAGCGCTTGGGATGTTACACTCATGTGGAGCATATCGACAACCCCAAGGGATACCCGAGTAATGCCAAGGAGATTGACGAGAGGTTGAGAGGGCCTTTGGATCCACGCGAACTCGAGTTTGACCCCAAGACGGGCATGAAGAATTACATCGCAAACTCGGGCAAAGGCTGGGATACGTCTGCTGATTACGTCACGCGAGAGCTACGCGAGTGCATTCGACTTGGGCGCGAGAAGGATCCAAAGTCGAAGAAGGAAGCTTTCATTCATCTTGGCGCTGCGCTTCATACCCTCGAAGACTTTTCGGCGCATAGCAACTTTACGGAACTCTGCCTACATGAACTTGGCGAGCACGACGTCTTTGCCTTTGTCGGCGAAGCCTGTCGCGTCAAGACGCCACGATGGAGAAGTCGCATGGTACCGCCCATCGTCACTGGCACTTTCGGAATGCTCGACATCTTTCACAGTATTCTTGGTGAAGCCGACGACATGGCCATCCTCCAGTGCAAAGGCTCACTGCAGAATCTCGAGAAC GAACTGAACCTCGGTGAAATCGCCTTCCAGCACATCTTCGACCTACTCAAAGCCGCGATACAAGCGATAAGCAAACTAGCCTCCAAGACGAACGACCCGATTCTCCAACAGCTCGAGACCGTCGGCGTGCTCTTCAAGAAagccgaagaagaaaaacaaaGCTCAACCGCCGCGAGCAGCCTCGACGCCAATCAGCTTTGGCAGACCATCGAACCGATCTTCTACCTCCACGATCGAATCAAGAAATGGATACAAGAACGCACGGAACAGCATGATGCTGACCCGCTGTCGGAGGAGTCGAGCACGCAGTTGGGCAAATACACGGACCAGCTTGTCTTCAAGTATCTGTCGCTCATGATTGAGAGCTCTATCATGCAGTTGCGCAATGCGCTTAAGGCAGCGAAAGAACGtgttgatgctgaagctgcgAAGTCGACTTCTGCCGAAGTCTATCTCGATGGCGACGGGTCTGATCCGAGCCATTCGGACATCTCAAAGGATCACTTCAGCAACGTCCTCAACCAGCCTGCTGGTCTCGTCTCCTCCGTCACGACAAACTGGACAACGCAACAGGTCGTCAAATGCTGGGATGATCCATTCCGcaacgaagaagaaacaaTCCGCCAGATCCTCACAATCATGCATCATCCCGCCTTCCCACGCCACAAAACACCCATCCAGAAATACATGTTCACCGCCGTCGAAGAATGGTGGAACCACAACACGGCCTCCGAAAAAGAGACCATCCGAGGTATGCTCACAAAGGAAAGCGTCCGCAACCGCCAGCACGAGAATCACACCCTCACTCTCAAAGATCTCGAAGGGAAGAGGAAAGGTGTCGCTGATTTCCCTGGCTCAAGAcccaagatcaaggagagACCTGCTAAGCCGTCACCTTTGACATGGGCTGTTGGCGAAGCGAAGAAGGATGCAAAGTGGATGTTTGGCGCGGTTAGAAGAGGCGCTGGCGACCCCGTTGCGGCGGTTTGTTACATCGGTGAAGGTCTGTATATGATGATTGTTTACGTTTTCATGATGCTTTTTGGTGCGTTTGGATTGAAGGCGAAGGCGTCGAGGGATTAG